The Vitis riparia cultivar Riparia Gloire de Montpellier isolate 1030 chromosome 3, EGFV_Vit.rip_1.0, whole genome shotgun sequence genome segment tattttatgaaaaattgtttttttagaactacttttaaaaacgctttctaaaCAAAGCATAATCCTTAGTTTTTCCATGAGATTGTAGATGATATGATGAACTCATATAAAGTTGAGTGCTGCTCAAAGAGACCTTGCCAGAATATGCTAGTATATATGGGATCTCTGTTGCTAACAATGGTAGTGGGCATGTCCAACAAGTGAACAACATGTTGGATAAAAATCTTAGTAACCTCCTTGGCTGAATATCGATGTCTTAAAGCAATAAAGTAATggtattttcttaatatatccTTCATGAGGAAAATGGCATCTTTCCCATGTGAGCGAGGAAGTCATCCATTGATAAAATTCATGGTTGTCATGTAATATTGCAGCCTTGAGAGAAAAATGTACCACTCAAGACCAGGGAACCCTTGTACTGTAGTTGATTTTGCAATATCGCCAAGAATACCCCCATTTGGCATTTGGCATTTGGGTCAACAATATTAAGTCTTTGTATTAGTTATTGTAGTTAAGGGTCTTGCTGCTATTTTTCCTTGGAAGTATATCAAGCCAATTAATAGTAGACAAGGATAGGGTCATGACTTTCAATATTAAACATACTCTATAACGGACAAAGCCAGAGAGAAATAAGAGAATTGTATGAGGGTTTAAATGATTATTAAAGATATTTGGTGGTAGAAATTATCCTTTTATTCTCACAATCACTTGAAGTTGGAGCATGTGACACGGCATGAATCAATGTGTTAGGCATGGCCCCCACGTGCCTTCGATGGGAGATATCCCTTCCATACCTTCTCAGGTTATAAATGAGGAAAAATGTCTCTTCCCATATGCTTTTCTGTATCTCAAATATATCAATTCTAGAAGGATTGAAACTCAACCAAGCCTTTCAAATAGGTGATCATCCAATGAACCAGATTTAGGCCCATTAGTCCACCCAGTACTTGTTCCTGCAATGATATCCCACAATGATGTCTTCAAAGTTGGTCATATCCCACTACTTGATCTAGACTCTCAGATTTATTGTGCTGTGATATTAGATCATAGGGGAGCTAGCTAATCAAATTTGAATCCTTTTCCATATCCTAAATTTTTTGTCAATTCCTTTGTATTGACTTTTAATTAATAGGGTTAATTTATAGTCCCGATTTCCTTGAACAATGAAtgttaatgaaaattattacCTACATATACAACAAATAATCATATTTCTTATAATACTACTGTGTCCCTTTTTTCATAAGATCAGCAGGATAACCCTGGAAATTAAGACAAAGAAAACAAGAAGCCGACATGCTTTGAAGTACTACTATGAATTTATTATACTTGGAAATTAAGCATCTCTCTTGAGTATTTTTGAGTACAGAAGGAGAATAAAACAAGATCTTACTGAAAAACTACCTCAATTATATCTTCCTTGGTCAGCTAAAAGCACAAAGTTGATCTTATTTGCACTGACCCATTGTATATATGCTGATCAGCTTATTACATATATGTAGTACTTGCTTAGAGGTCGTTTCATAATGTTTAATAAGGCCGTTGTCCCACATAGTTGCCCGGTGGATCGTAGTTGCATGTGACGAACCACCACCCATTGTTGCACTGAACCCTGGCGCACCCAAGGCGAACTGAGTTGCTCCAAACAACCTGAGTATAGTGCAGGCACTCCCCACCAACGCATGAGTTGGAGTTGTAGTCATAATTAGGCTTCTCCCCCACCCACAAGTTCACCGCATCGGTGCCTGTCAATGAACCACTGCCCTTGGCCAGGTTCTCACCATAAGGCCCACCTGAGTGCACTAGATTGCAGTCGCTAATCCTCTTGTTAGCATAGTTCTGGGCGTAGGAAGCTACAGTGTCGTTCCATGTCATAGACCCAACGCCAACTTGTGCCCGTGCTGCATTGTGAGCATTGACGTAGTCCTGTGGAGAGTTCTGGGCACAACAGACGTGAGCTAGGGCTAATCCCATGAGACCAACAAGAAGTGGCAATGAAATCTTACACAACCCCatcttttttagtttctttgatGAGAAGTGAGGTTATTGATGAGAAATGAGGCTTGGTttgaagggtatttataggggaGACAGAAGCATCATAATCTCTAAGTCATGCCCTCCCAAACTTCCCCCTTGGACACAGTCTTTGTGGTCGCCTTCACACGTAAAGATCAACGACTGAAAAAATAGTTAGCACTAAGATCAAAATGACTTCCATGCATGTACAATTTTTTCTtaaggagtaatcaacaatattgaaaattcttttatgttttGGATATCTTCTACGGTTTACCCCTGGCGGCCTGACCAGTTTGATCAAGACTCGTGAACTTCCTTCTAAAAGAACACGTATAAagaattaaaagggaaaaacaagTGTTGatgttaaatgaaaattattttaacaatctTAGATGCTGAAATTCTTGACATTGATCagctagtatttttttttttattattcaaaataaaacagCACTATGGAATCacattttttcaattcaaaaagtcggtatttaaatataatttaaaatcaataaactttttatatccagataaatatctaaaaataaaatttaacttaaaaaataaatgatgttAAAAAGattgtaaataaatataaataaaaaatagtaggcttgtaaaactatttttaattgaattttttttaagcatttaACTTCCCATAATATGAAAAACTTCTAGATCTAAATTTCtcagtattaaaaatatttaacatgtgatattatatttggttcctagGAAAtgcaagaaggaaaaaaaaaaagtctaattattttttattttaaaataatatggacaaaaataagcaaaatacAAAATTAGTTGATCAAATGGTTATAGATATAGAAGTCTTGAGAGCGCCCCTGATAATGAGGCTACAACTTAGGAATTACGTTTCCAATTGTCATTCTTGGAAAAGTCAAATGATGGCTTTGTTGGATGAATCTAGATGAAGTTTGGCCTACATATAAGGAAGAATGACATCATGGTCACTGGTAGTAGGCGTCAATTCCGGGACAGCCATGAGCTTGTGATGGAAAATTCACCAGACCCTCCATTAGTGTAATCTCTTAACTGCCTTAACTTACTCATCTGCTCTCCATATAAAGGCAAAGACTGGAGTCAGTAGTGAGGGATTGGGGTAGACCCAGAGTTCAGCTCAGTCTAGGGCCCAATTAAAGTTCTGGATTGGGTTGAGTCTTATATAAAAGCGGACAAGCTCTATTTGTTAATGTGTGTGTCAACTTAATTTATACTATTATTACTCATTTAACCTAATTCATATCTTAAATCTAatctaaattacaatttattctaatatttttggATGATGCACATCAAAAAATGTTTCATACTGtatatattttctatcatttgaaaatttttggagtgTATCATAGCCCCTAATAGCTCAAATTTATGTTACATTCCTATTCAAGACtttctcacaattttcaagCTCTGTAGTGTTTATTAAAAGTATGATGAGCTTTGTGAGCACAAGTACAGGTTATAAGGGTCATTTTGAGAGGGGGGCGGGTGCGCGCAGAAGTAAGAGTAAATATGCAAGATAAGTAAAACTCAATTAGCATGTCCACAAGCTCCATTCCAACTAgttttgagtttggagttatttgaaAGGGTTATATGCAGCCAAATAGAGTAAGGTAAATTTTATCAAGTTCTAGACTCTAATAGGGAAGAAAAGGGGAGTTAggagattttatttttgaaacaaagaaaataccGTTGCAAGATAACAACATAAACTTccacttaaatatgaaaaatggaaCAAAAAATAGCTAACCTACTATTGCTTTGTAATTACATCAATT includes the following:
- the LOC117911490 gene encoding pathogenesis-related leaf protein 6-like is translated as MGLCKISLPLLVGLMGLALAHVCCAQNSPQDYVNAHNAARAQVGVGSMTWNDTVASYAQNYANKRISDCNLVHSGGPYGENLAKGSGSLTGTDAVNLWVGEKPNYDYNSNSCVGGECLHYTQVVWSNSVRLGCARVQCNNGWWFVTCNYDPPGNYVGQRPY